From a single Methanotorris formicicus Mc-S-70 genomic region:
- a CDS encoding FUN14 domain-containing protein, producing the protein MDITQFIPDLGSGFIIGFVVGWAAKKAIKVLIALIGLYLLSLLYLANLGVISINENALLALIGSVESSVITYGSQLTGLVHSISLGSGFAIGFTVGFKKG; encoded by the coding sequence ATGGATATCACTCAGTTTATTCCGGATCTGGGCAGTGGATTTATAATAGGATTTGTTGTTGGATGGGCTGCAAAAAAGGCTATTAAAGTGCTCATAGCACTTATTGGATTATATTTATTAAGTTTACTATATTTGGCAAATCTTGGAGTTATTAGTATTAATGAAAATGCACTTTTAGCATTGATTGGAAGTGTAGAGAGTTCAGTTATTACCTATGGGAGCCAGTTAACTGGATTAGTCCACTCAATCTCCTTAGGTAGTGGATTTGCCATTGGATTTACTGTGGGATTTAAGAAAGGGTAA
- a CDS encoding nucleotidyltransferase domain-containing protein, which produces MRVRLRDFVETKEGLFFAVNTYYHPEDRILCFLRYVNLDLIEDDLNLNSNDIRILNGKKYIKMAETEKAYKFLETYFPEYLFYDEVNDVIVHSVPNERIKRILKPNERLKELLNSDNPNELEERCIKLADILHDYGILYKHMGVSGSMVLKLSNSNSDIDFVIYGMKNHKKAREALKNAFEDKKLSPLSNEFWKKAYEKRIKDGTLTFEEFVWHEKRKFNRGVVDGVMFDLLATREWDEITERYGGKRYKSLGFVEIEGVILDATYAFDNPAVYRIECNDGVKEVVSFTHTYAGQCFEGEEVVVRGKLEEVVGNGESYKRVVVGTSREAFNEYIKLKK; this is translated from the coding sequence ATGAGAGTTAGATTGAGGGATTTTGTTGAAACTAAGGAGGGGTTATTTTTTGCAGTTAATACTTATTATCATCCAGAGGATAGGATTTTGTGTTTTTTGAGATATGTAAATTTGGATCTAATTGAGGATGATTTAAATTTAAACAGCAACGATATCAGGATTTTGAATGGAAAAAAATACATAAAGATGGCAGAAACAGAGAAGGCATATAAATTCTTAGAAACTTACTTCCCAGAGTATTTATTTTATGATGAGGTTAATGATGTCATTGTGCATTCTGTTCCAAATGAAAGAATTAAAAGAATTTTAAAACCTAATGAAAGGTTGAAAGAACTACTAAATTCAGATAATCCTAATGAATTGGAAGAAAGATGTATAAAGTTGGCTGATATTTTGCATGATTATGGTATTTTATACAAACACATGGGTGTTTCCGGTTCTATGGTTTTGAAGTTGAGCAATTCAAACTCAGATATCGACTTTGTAATTTATGGGATGAAAAACCATAAAAAAGCAAGAGAAGCATTGAAAAATGCCTTTGAGGATAAAAAACTCTCTCCACTATCTAATGAATTCTGGAAAAAGGCATATGAAAAGAGAATAAAGGATGGTACACTAACCTTTGAAGAATTTGTTTGGCATGAGAAGAGAAAGTTTAATAGAGGGGTTGTTGATGGAGTTATGTTTGATTTACTTGCAACGAGGGAATGGGATGAGATAACTGAAAGATATGGAGGGAAGAGATACAAAAGTTTAGGATTTGTTGAGATTGAAGGGGTTATTTTAGATGCAACCTATGCATTTGATAACCCTGCGGTTTATAGAATTGAGTGCAATGATGGGGTCAAAGAGGTTGTCTCATTTACCCACACCTATGCAGGACAGTGTTTTGAAGGAGAGGAAGTTGTTGTAAGGGGTAAATTGGAAGAAGTTGTTGGTAATGGAGAGAGTTATAAAAGGGTTGTTGTTGGGACCTCAAGGGAGGCATTTAATGAATACATAAAACTAAAAAAATAA